In the genome of Flavobacterium panacagri, one region contains:
- a CDS encoding saccharopine dehydrogenase family protein produces the protein MRNVLIIGAGRSASSLIRYLLSKSNEEKLHITVADLSLELAKAKTHNHPNATPLALDIFNAEERKTAIQNASIIISMLPAHLHIEIAKDCLEFKKHLVTASYISDAMQALNDEAIKNNLIFMNEIGLDPGIDHMSAMKVIDEIRAKGGKMLLFESFCGGLVAPESDNNLWNYKFTWAPRNVVLAGQGGAAKFIQEGTYKYIPYSALFRRTEFLEVEGYGKFEAYSNRDSLKYRSIYGLDDILTLYRGTIRRVGFSRAWNMFVQLGMTDDSYVIEGSKNMSYRQFINSFLPYHPTDSVEIKTRLILKIDQDDIMWDKLLELDLFNPNKKVNLPNATPAQILQKILTDSWALEPDDKDMIVMYHKFGYELNGEKKQIDSKMVCIGEDQTYTAMAKTVGLPVAIATLLILNGKITTPGVQLPIKKEVYEPILKELEEYGVIFNEQKVPYFGYNPDLF, from the coding sequence ATGAGAAACGTTTTAATAATTGGAGCAGGAAGATCTGCCTCGTCATTGATTCGATATTTATTATCCAAATCTAATGAAGAAAAACTGCATATAACTGTAGCCGATCTTTCATTGGAGTTAGCGAAAGCGAAAACGCACAATCATCCAAATGCTACTCCGCTTGCCTTAGATATTTTTAATGCTGAAGAAAGAAAAACGGCAATTCAAAATGCTTCAATAATTATTTCGATGCTTCCGGCACATTTGCATATCGAAATCGCAAAAGACTGTCTAGAATTTAAAAAACATTTGGTTACTGCTTCTTATATCAGCGATGCGATGCAGGCTCTGAATGATGAAGCCATAAAAAACAATCTGATTTTCATGAACGAAATTGGTCTTGATCCGGGAATCGACCACATGAGCGCCATGAAAGTAATTGACGAAATTAGAGCAAAAGGCGGTAAAATGCTGTTGTTTGAATCTTTCTGCGGCGGACTTGTAGCGCCTGAATCTGACAATAATTTGTGGAATTATAAATTTACTTGGGCACCAAGAAATGTAGTTTTGGCCGGACAAGGCGGAGCTGCAAAGTTTATTCAGGAAGGCACTTATAAATACATTCCGTACAGCGCTTTATTTAGAAGAACTGAATTTCTGGAAGTAGAAGGCTACGGAAAATTTGAAGCGTATTCTAACCGTGATTCCCTTAAATACAGATCGATTTACGGTTTAGATGATATTCTGACTTTATATCGAGGAACTATTCGAAGAGTTGGTTTTTCAAGAGCTTGGAACATGTTTGTACAACTCGGAATGACCGATGATAGTTATGTTATTGAAGGCTCTAAGAATATGAGTTACCGTCAGTTTATCAATTCTTTTCTTCCTTATCATCCAACAGATTCAGTAGAAATCAAAACGAGATTGATCTTAAAAATCGATCAGGACGATATCATGTGGGACAAACTTTTGGAACTCGATTTATTTAATCCAAACAAAAAAGTAAATCTTCCGAATGCCACTCCAGCACAAATTTTACAAAAAATCCTAACCGACAGTTGGGCTTTGGAACCAGATGATAAAGATATGATTGTCATGTATCATAAATTCGGATACGAACTAAATGGCGAAAAGAAACAAATCGATTCTAAAATGGTCTGCATTGGCGAAGACCAAACCTATACCGCAATGGCGAAAACGGTGGGACTTCCGGTTGCGATTGCGACACTGTTAATCTTAAACGGAAAAATTACAACACCTGGAGTTCAGCTTCCGATAAAAAAAGAAGTTTACGAACCAATATTAAAAGAATTAGAAGAGTACGGAGTTATTTTTAACGAACAAAAAGTACCGTATTTTGGATACAATCCAGATTTATTTTAG
- a CDS encoding M56 family metallopeptidase produces the protein MIDFLIKSTISLCILLAMYHLFLEKERMFRFNRYFLLLSLLFSMVVPFISFEVQGEIPAVYKNVIPLETITNKELPIQAEMTNVKTDLQVNYWVSVLEVAYIVITLLLSFRFIYNIYTITHKAKESKIILHQNTRMVLLSENNLPYTFWNTIYISQKDFENREIEQELFTHEIAHVKQKHTIDVIFIEVLKIIFWFNPVLSFYKKAIQLNHEFLADENVLSQHSNVIVYQNLLLNKTSIVLPNLLTSNLNFLATKKRLIMMTKITSKSKAVMIKSVIIIVFTGLIVTLCVDFFPSKLSKSQELQDKRRDYIYSGTRITIDDQIENNKISEIYENLDRATKRKYLGAYSTPSISKQMPSESQFEKWKNNSQYIIWLNNKRIRNSGLNDLKRNEIAYFSDQKVNLEFEKTSKEANTYYLYTQEFFKKYRLEKFPQKYAKKEFKTTWIKGQPTEEQTRITREKFQKNLETAKVEMLNNSPKYIAQTFMKKANKDQKIIGSEIQKKKK, from the coding sequence ATGATTGACTTTCTAATTAAATCGACAATTAGCCTCTGTATTCTGTTGGCTATGTATCATTTGTTTCTTGAAAAAGAAAGAATGTTTCGTTTTAACAGATATTTTTTACTGTTGAGTTTGTTGTTTTCGATGGTAGTTCCTTTTATATCTTTTGAAGTTCAAGGAGAGATTCCTGCAGTGTATAAAAATGTAATTCCGTTAGAAACAATAACAAATAAAGAGCTTCCGATTCAGGCAGAAATGACAAATGTCAAAACAGATTTACAAGTTAATTATTGGGTTTCTGTTTTAGAAGTAGCTTATATTGTAATTACATTGCTACTAAGTTTTCGATTTATTTATAACATTTATACGATAACACATAAAGCCAAAGAGTCTAAAATTATACTGCATCAGAATACAAGAATGGTTTTGCTTTCAGAAAATAATTTGCCTTATACTTTTTGGAATACTATTTATATCAGCCAGAAAGATTTTGAAAATCGGGAAATAGAACAAGAATTATTTACGCATGAAATTGCCCATGTAAAACAAAAACATACCATCGATGTGATTTTCATTGAAGTTTTGAAGATTATTTTTTGGTTCAATCCTGTTTTGAGTTTTTATAAAAAAGCAATTCAGCTCAATCATGAATTTTTAGCAGATGAAAACGTATTGTCCCAACATTCTAATGTCATTGTTTATCAAAATCTGTTATTAAATAAAACGAGTATTGTACTGCCTAATTTGTTAACGAGTAATTTAAATTTTTTAGCAACCAAAAAACGACTTATTATGATGACAAAAATCACATCAAAATCAAAAGCTGTAATGATAAAATCAGTGATCATTATAGTGTTTACGGGACTTATTGTTACTTTATGTGTTGACTTTTTTCCTTCTAAATTGTCAAAGTCACAAGAACTGCAAGATAAGAGAAGGGATTATATTTATTCAGGAACCAGAATAACGATTGATGATCAGATAGAGAATAATAAAATAAGTGAGATTTATGAAAATCTGGATAGAGCTACTAAAAGAAAATATTTAGGAGCCTATTCAACTCCATCTATTAGTAAACAAATGCCAAGTGAAAGTCAATTCGAAAAATGGAAAAATAACAGCCAATATATTATTTGGCTTAATAATAAAAGAATCCGTAATTCAGGTTTAAATGATCTAAAAAGAAATGAGATTGCTTATTTTTCTGATCAAAAAGTAAATTTGGAATTCGAAAAAACAAGTAAAGAAGCCAATACCTATTACTTATATACTCAAGAGTTTTTTAAAAAATATAGATTAGAAAAATTCCCTCAAAAATATGCCAAGAAAGAGTTTAAAACTACTTGGATAAAAGGACAGCCCACAGAAGAGCAAACGAGAATTACACGCGAAAAATTTCAAAAAAATCTGGAAACAGCTAAGGTTGAAATGTTGAATAATTCTCCTAAATATATAGCTCAGACATTCATGAAAAAAGCAAATAAAGATCAAAAAATAATTGGTTCGGAAATTCAAAAAAAGAAAAAATGA
- a CDS encoding glycosyltransferase 61 family protein has protein sequence MDLVKKKVKFSPIGYIRYLKGLKKSHLMFREGKILESLAVKSWQIASGKTTISPKACFLDGQLERITGTAYTDDPHTAMHGGFAVEHAPTFAYKLKEVWMVNGFLYKGLHNFRLHPAFQLSKKMNYFPPAIIDTEIDHAAIYSTSEGNQYFGLWLTDDCANYALAQAEGIPVTSNIIPYSHMPEYESFLGMNPFRTNAVHMKNAVFFDDNWGNNDSKHLRFTANRNKILSLFSGTSHPGVFILRRNSGISRVMLNELEIAEKLQEKYGFKIVDVTQNTAAEILSACVGAKILIGIEGSHLFHGLMALEAGSSVLIFQPPNRFSAVIKNTTDMENINYSFVVGIPKDDNFYIDFEEVERTLGMLSF, from the coding sequence ATGGACTTAGTTAAAAAAAAGGTCAAATTTTCTCCAATTGGATATATCCGATACCTGAAAGGATTGAAAAAATCTCATTTGATGTTTCGGGAGGGCAAAATTTTGGAAAGTCTTGCTGTAAAATCCTGGCAGATTGCTTCGGGAAAAACAACTATTTCTCCTAAGGCTTGCTTTCTAGATGGTCAATTGGAACGAATCACTGGCACCGCCTATACAGATGATCCACATACTGCTATGCATGGTGGCTTTGCGGTAGAACATGCACCAACATTTGCTTATAAGCTCAAGGAAGTCTGGATGGTGAATGGTTTTCTGTACAAAGGACTTCATAATTTCCGACTTCATCCTGCTTTTCAGCTTTCTAAAAAAATGAATTACTTTCCGCCTGCGATTATAGATACAGAAATAGATCATGCTGCTATTTACAGTACATCTGAAGGGAATCAATATTTTGGTCTTTGGCTCACTGATGATTGTGCCAATTACGCTTTGGCTCAGGCTGAAGGGATTCCTGTGACTTCTAATATTATTCCGTATTCACATATGCCGGAATATGAATCTTTTTTAGGAATGAATCCGTTTCGAACGAATGCCGTTCATATGAAAAATGCTGTTTTCTTTGATGATAATTGGGGAAATAATGATAGTAAACATCTTCGATTTACGGCAAACAGAAATAAAATATTGTCATTGTTTTCAGGAACTTCTCATCCTGGCGTTTTTATTTTACGCCGTAATTCGGGAATTTCACGTGTCATGTTGAACGAACTCGAAATTGCCGAAAAACTTCAAGAAAAATACGGCTTCAAAATTGTAGACGTTACTCAAAATACTGCTGCCGAAATACTTTCGGCCTGCGTTGGTGCTAAAATTCTTATCGGTATAGAAGGCAGTCATTTATTTCACGGTTTAATGGCGCTTGAAGCAGGTTCTTCTGTTTTAATTTTCCAGCCTCCAAATCGTTTCAGTGCTGTTATTAAAAATACTACAGATATGGAGAACATCAATTACAGTTTTGTAGTTGGAATTCCAAAAGACGACAATTTTTATATTGATTTTGAAGAGGTTGAAAGGACTTTGGGAATGCTTTCTTTTTAG
- a CDS encoding energy transducer TonB — translation MIAFFIKSTIALSVFLIFYHWILEREKMHQFNRFFLLFSIIVSFVVPFISFEIIKEVPVNISSQISMDEATVTKIRIEEKIDYILIFLWSLYGLVTSLMTIRFGSNIWKILSKSNRNPIVNFKNSKLVLIDDKILPHTFLNYIFVNSDDYKNRNIEAELYTHELVHVTQKHTLDILFVEFLKTIFWFNPLFIFYKKAMQLNHEFLADQEIVKEYNDVPFYQNLLLQKGSGNQTIYLASNLNYLVTKKRLIMMTKSTSKNGAFFRKIAVIPVFTTLIVLLCVKTVAQESKKEVKSVEVTTETTPAKTAVVSKDKNKNVIPENKNKESMANQNRTVPSPSSNDDGTNSTDVIVDPIEVKPEFPGGVLEFYKFIGKNFKMPEEASKNKIDGKIFVQFIVEKDGSLSEFKIVKDLGYGIGEEAIRTLKLSPTWIPGSQMGQPVRVLYSLPITIQAEETPKKYKVVKGRYQKMDFPPTIFGN, via the coding sequence ATGATAGCCTTTTTTATAAAATCGACGATTGCATTAAGCGTTTTCCTGATTTTTTATCATTGGATATTGGAAAGGGAAAAAATGCATCAATTTAATAGATTCTTTTTACTTTTTTCAATTATAGTTTCGTTCGTGGTTCCTTTTATTTCATTTGAAATTATTAAAGAAGTTCCTGTGAATATATCAAGCCAAATCAGTATGGATGAGGCTACGGTTACTAAAATTCGAATTGAAGAGAAGATTGATTACATCTTGATTTTTTTATGGAGTTTGTATGGATTAGTCACATCTTTAATGACGATTAGATTTGGCAGCAATATTTGGAAAATCCTATCAAAATCAAATAGAAATCCAATTGTAAACTTTAAGAATTCAAAATTGGTTTTGATTGATGACAAAATCCTGCCTCATACTTTTTTGAATTATATTTTTGTCAACTCCGATGATTATAAAAACAGAAATATTGAAGCAGAATTGTATACACATGAATTGGTTCATGTAACTCAGAAACATACGCTGGATATTTTGTTTGTTGAGTTTTTAAAGACGATTTTTTGGTTTAACCCACTCTTTATCTTTTATAAAAAAGCAATGCAGCTTAATCATGAATTTCTTGCCGATCAGGAAATAGTGAAAGAATATAATGATGTTCCATTTTATCAAAATTTGCTTTTGCAAAAAGGAAGCGGCAATCAAACGATTTACTTGGCCAGTAATTTGAATTATTTAGTAACAAAAAAACGATTAATTATGATGACAAAAAGCACTTCAAAAAACGGGGCATTCTTCAGAAAAATTGCCGTTATTCCTGTATTTACGACTTTAATAGTTCTTTTATGTGTTAAAACTGTGGCACAGGAATCTAAAAAAGAAGTGAAATCGGTTGAGGTTACTACTGAAACGACTCCAGCTAAAACTGCTGTTGTTTCAAAGGATAAAAATAAAAACGTGATTCCGGAAAATAAAAATAAGGAATCGATGGCAAATCAAAATCGCACTGTTCCTTCGCCGTCTTCAAATGATGATGGGACAAACTCGACCGATGTTATTGTAGATCCAATAGAGGTAAAACCGGAGTTTCCAGGCGGAGTACTTGAATTCTATAAATTCATTGGTAAAAATTTTAAAATGCCAGAGGAAGCTTCAAAGAATAAAATTGACGGAAAGATATTCGTACAGTTTATAGTAGAAAAAGATGGTAGCTTATCTGAATTTAAAATTGTAAAAGATTTGGGTTACGGAATAGGTGAAGAAGCGATTAGAACTTTAAAACTTTCTCCAACATGGATTCCAGGTTCTCAAATGGGGCAGCCGGTTCGGGTTCTGTACAGTTTACCTATAACAATTCAAGCTGAAGAAACACCAAAAAAGTATAAGGTAGTAAAAGGGAGGTATCAGAAAATGGATTTCCCACCAACCATTTTTGGAAATTAA
- a CDS encoding DUF423 domain-containing protein, protein MKRKLVLTGAFIGMLAIILGAFGAHLLKKYLSVDQLNTFEVGVRYQMYHALFLFFLSTQKDIAEKTVKWIYNLVVAGVILFSGSIYLVATKDYTLFYSKIIVFATPIGGFLLIIGWALLFFTILKRKS, encoded by the coding sequence ATGAAAAGAAAACTTGTTCTTACTGGAGCTTTTATAGGAATGTTAGCTATTATTTTGGGTGCTTTTGGAGCTCATTTATTAAAAAAATATCTTTCAGTTGATCAATTAAATACTTTTGAAGTGGGTGTTCGTTACCAAATGTACCACGCTCTTTTTCTTTTCTTTTTATCTACACAAAAAGACATTGCCGAAAAAACAGTAAAATGGATCTATAATTTAGTAGTTGCTGGAGTTATTCTTTTTAGCGGTTCAATTTATTTAGTTGCTACAAAAGACTACACTTTGTTTTACTCTAAAATTATAGTATTCGCAACTCCAATAGGTGGTTTTCTATTAATTATTGGTTGGGCGCTATTATTCTTTACGATTTTGAAGCGAAAATCATAA
- a CDS encoding phytase, translating into MKNKSLVALLLLSLSFTACKDDKLAPVQPNAVKPTVVTEALPHDTDDPSIWINPTDASKSIIVGTDKDTDGGLYAFDLNGKILKKSIPLKRPNNVDIAYGLIIDGKKVDVAVTTERESNKIRIFSLPDLEPIDNGGIEVFEGEAQRDPMGISLYTRPSDQKIFAIVGRKTGPSGTYLWQYELSGNGKFAAAKVVRKFGTYSGKKEIEAIAVDNELGFIYYCDEQVGIRKYKADPALNNNKELAFFGQKDFKADHEGIAIYKKTDSTGYILVSNQQANSFMVYPREGANGNPNNHPLLAEVPTSTIECDGADATSVNLGPKFKNGLFVAMSNGMTFHYYTWDLIQKRIDEAKK; encoded by the coding sequence ATGAAAAATAAATCTTTAGTCGCTCTTTTACTTTTAAGCCTTTCATTTACAGCTTGTAAAGACGATAAATTAGCACCAGTGCAGCCAAATGCGGTAAAACCTACTGTAGTTACAGAAGCTTTACCTCACGATACAGACGATCCTTCTATTTGGATCAATCCTACAGATGCTTCAAAAAGTATTATTGTAGGAACAGATAAAGACACAGACGGAGGTTTGTACGCTTTTGATTTGAATGGAAAAATCCTTAAAAAATCAATCCCATTAAAACGTCCAAACAATGTGGATATCGCTTACGGATTGATCATTGACGGAAAAAAAGTAGACGTTGCAGTTACTACAGAACGTGAAAGCAACAAAATCAGAATTTTCAGTTTACCCGATTTAGAACCAATTGATAACGGCGGAATCGAAGTTTTTGAAGGAGAAGCACAGCGTGATCCAATGGGAATTTCTTTGTACACACGTCCAAGCGACCAAAAGATTTTTGCTATCGTAGGAAGAAAAACAGGTCCTTCTGGAACTTATTTATGGCAGTATGAGCTTTCTGGAAACGGAAAATTTGCTGCAGCAAAAGTAGTTCGTAAATTCGGAACTTACAGCGGAAAGAAAGAAATTGAAGCGATTGCCGTGGATAACGAATTAGGTTTTATTTACTACTGCGACGAACAAGTTGGAATTAGAAAATACAAAGCAGATCCAGCTTTAAATAATAATAAAGAATTGGCTTTCTTCGGTCAAAAAGATTTCAAAGCAGATCACGAAGGAATTGCGATTTACAAAAAAACAGATTCTACAGGATACATTTTGGTGTCTAACCAGCAGGCAAATTCGTTTATGGTTTATCCTAGAGAAGGCGCAAACGGAAACCCAAACAATCATCCATTGTTAGCTGAAGTTCCAACTTCAACAATCGAGTGCGATGGTGCCGATGCTACAAGCGTAAACTTAGGGCCAAAATTCAAAAACGGACTTTTTGTAGCCATGAGCAACGGAATGACTTTCCATTATTACACTTGGGATTTGATCCAAAAACGCATCGACGAAGCAAAAAAATAA
- a CDS encoding BlaI/MecI/CopY family transcriptional regulator, protein MQLSNAEEQLMEHLWKLEKAFMKDLLEAYPAPKPATTTVATLLKRMIDKKFVAYNEFGNSREYYPLVKKTDYFSKHVKGLISNFFNNSASQFASFFTTETNLSASELEDLKKIIDSEIQKKKK, encoded by the coding sequence ATGCAATTATCAAACGCAGAAGAACAATTAATGGAACATTTATGGAAGCTGGAAAAGGCTTTTATGAAAGATTTATTAGAAGCATATCCAGCGCCAAAACCAGCTACAACAACGGTAGCGACGCTTTTGAAACGAATGATCGACAAGAAATTTGTAGCATACAATGAATTTGGAAATTCACGTGAATATTATCCGTTAGTAAAAAAAACAGATTATTTTTCGAAACATGTGAAAGGACTTATTAGTAATTTCTTCAATAATTCGGCTTCACAGTTTGCTTCTTTTTTTACGACCGAAACTAATTTGTCGGCTTCAGAACTGGAAGATCTAAAGAAAATAATTGACTCGGAAATTCAAAAAAAGAAAAAATGA
- the pckA gene encoding phosphoenolpyruvate carboxykinase (ATP): MDTNTVFAQSISLKDLGIENAKVRYQLSADELHAITLQSGQGVENSTGALAINTGEFTGRSPQDRFIVKDDITKDQVWWGNVNIPFDPLAFEKLYNKVTAFLSNKEEVFVRDSYVCSDANYRLNVRVVTETAWSNLFCYNMFLRPEESELANFTPEWTVVCAPSFMADPAVDGTRQSNFAILDFTKKIALIGGTGYTGEMKKGIFSALNFILPVFKNTLPMHCSANVGEDGDTAIFFGLSGTGKTTLSADPERKLIGDDEHGWTNENTVFNFEGGCYAKVINLTEENEPDIFRAIKKGALLENVVFKAGTNEVDYDDVSITQNTRVSYPITHIDNVQPGLVGHNPKNIFFLTADSFGILPPISKLTPGQAAYHFISGYTAKVAGTEAGVTEPQPNFSACFGAPFMPLHPTRYAEMLSKKMKDAGVKVWLINTGWTGGPYGTGSRMKLKYTRAMITAALKGELDNVEYVDHKVFGLAKPQSCPNVPEEILNPRNTWEDKDLYDKKALELAQKFKANFAKFEEFANAEILAGAPITE, encoded by the coding sequence ATGGACACTAATACAGTTTTCGCGCAATCGATTTCGTTAAAAGACTTAGGAATTGAAAATGCAAAAGTTCGTTACCAACTATCTGCAGATGAATTACATGCGATTACTTTGCAGTCAGGGCAAGGTGTCGAAAATTCTACCGGAGCGTTAGCAATTAATACAGGCGAATTTACAGGCCGTTCTCCACAGGATCGTTTTATCGTAAAAGACGATATTACAAAAGATCAAGTTTGGTGGGGAAATGTAAATATCCCGTTTGATCCTCTAGCTTTTGAAAAGCTATACAATAAAGTAACAGCATTTTTATCCAACAAAGAAGAAGTTTTTGTTCGTGATTCTTATGTATGCTCTGATGCAAATTACAGACTGAATGTTCGTGTTGTAACCGAAACAGCTTGGTCAAATTTGTTCTGTTACAATATGTTCTTAAGGCCAGAAGAATCGGAACTGGCTAATTTTACTCCAGAATGGACGGTAGTATGTGCTCCAAGTTTTATGGCAGATCCTGCTGTTGATGGAACACGTCAGTCTAATTTCGCAATTTTAGATTTTACTAAAAAAATCGCTTTAATTGGCGGAACAGGATATACAGGAGAAATGAAAAAGGGAATTTTCTCTGCTTTAAATTTTATCCTTCCAGTTTTCAAAAATACACTTCCAATGCACTGCAGCGCCAATGTTGGTGAAGATGGAGATACAGCAATTTTCTTCGGATTATCAGGAACTGGAAAAACAACTTTATCTGCTGATCCGGAACGTAAATTAATCGGAGATGATGAACACGGCTGGACAAACGAAAATACGGTTTTCAATTTCGAAGGCGGTTGTTATGCTAAAGTAATCAACTTAACAGAAGAAAATGAACCGGACATTTTTAGAGCAATCAAAAAAGGAGCTCTTTTAGAAAATGTGGTTTTCAAAGCAGGAACAAACGAAGTAGATTACGATGATGTTTCGATCACACAAAATACTCGTGTAAGTTACCCAATTACACATATCGATAATGTACAGCCAGGTTTGGTAGGACATAATCCTAAAAATATATTTTTCTTAACGGCTGATTCTTTCGGAATTCTGCCTCCAATTTCAAAATTAACTCCAGGCCAAGCGGCTTACCACTTTATTTCTGGATATACAGCGAAAGTTGCCGGAACAGAAGCAGGTGTAACAGAGCCACAGCCTAATTTCTCTGCTTGTTTTGGAGCACCATTTATGCCTTTACATCCAACGCGTTATGCTGAAATGTTGAGCAAAAAAATGAAAGATGCAGGCGTAAAAGTTTGGTTGATCAATACAGGATGGACAGGTGGCCCTTACGGAACAGGAAGCCGTATGAAACTAAAATATACTCGTGCTATGATTACTGCTGCTTTAAAAGGCGAATTAGACAATGTAGAGTATGTAGATCACAAAGTATTTGGATTAGCAAAACCACAATCTTGCCCTAATGTTCCAGAAGAGATTCTAAATCCTAGAAATACTTGGGAAGACAAAGATCTTTATGATAAAAAAGCGTTAGAATTAGCTCAGAAATTCAAAGCTAACTTCGCCAAATTTGAAGAGTTTGCAAATGCTGAAATCTTAGCAGGAGCACCAATTACAGAATAA